The segment TTCAATGTTTACCTAATGAAGGGAAATGAAAGGAAATCTGTATGAAAATCCTTGAATTTGGCTACAAAATTAAAGTGTGTGATTATTAATCTCTGTGCACATTTTTGTTCTAACAGATGGAAGAACAAAGGAGAAGCTTGTGTCGTTGCTCAAAGTGGCTGGCTTTGTCAGCATCTCACAGGTGAGTCAAAAAAATTGTACCTCCCAATATATCAGTCATAACCATTCGAGAGCCCCAGTAAGATTGTTTTGGAACAGGTCTGCGATAGTTCGAAAGTCTTCCTTTTTGTATGCAGTGTTGGTGGTTGcttccaagttgcctgtaaaaatttgccctgtgtgacatggcctATAGTCTTAAATTGAACAAGATTATGTATGACTACTGGAATGATTTTTGGCAGTCGTAACCATGAACTGTTTCAGATGACTTGGTTATTAGTTACACACTAATCAGCTACCGAagcagttattggttacagctgCCATGACACACCCCTAATCAATCTTGCCTGTTATTGTGTCACAGCCTGAGGAAGCCCTGTTGAGTCTTGAGTCACAAGGTGAAGTGAACGGCACCGACGGTGTGATCGAGCTATGTTGCAGTAATCCAGCATTTGAACTGGGCTCGGCTGTGTCGTTACCGCTCTTTGCAAAGAAGAAAGAAACCAAAGGTTTGTGTGAATCAGTTTGTTTGGGCCCAACTTGTGCAATTCACTCATTTTTCaatcatgttttaaaagttgggGAGATAGTGCTTtcctgctctaccagccaggcctCTGATGAATGATACcctagcctacatgtacatccttactgactgtaaaggggggtaaccctggttcagccccaggagtaggtggcaacagcccctggaaaaatagttgattgtagcccacaccttgaagtggcctttaggccttgtgtgtctggcaacttgcataacaaaaagtaGAGTTCTTTTGAAACtggaaacaaaattacaggTGTCCAACCTCACATAAAACTGAGTGATAAGCTTCCAGTGTGAATTTTATCAACATCCAAAAACTTCCAAAGATGTCACGTTTCAAATACATTGGTCTTAACATTTTTGTCTGGAATTTGTTTTAGTTCATTCCTGAATTTTCATGGTACTCAAACAAAGCAGCATTGAAATCATCTTTGGAATGCACAGACCCATTTGTTATTGATATCAAAAGAAGTTATGTTTAAAATTTCGCTCTAATAATAGTACTCCATTGGAGGAAAATTTACACCATTCCTACTTCTATACTTTATATGAATTTGTCCTTTTAGCCCCTCAAGAACTTTTGACTATCACACAAAAttagttgttgtttgtttatgacTTCATCAGGGAAATCTAAAGCAGAAGTGAACAAGGTCTGGACGCTATCGTCATTTGACATGGCTGATGATGATGTGGTAAGTCCAATATCCACAACGATTTCTAAGTTGACATAGATTTTTTAAGCTTGTTAATTTTCTCTTAATTTCTTATGtatggtatttttgttttaggtaTTGTGATGTTTAACATTGTcttgttttcaaaattgttttgaacagGACATCATTGACTCTGATAAACTACTAGAAGAAGAAGATTTCACCAAACCTGATCCCAGTACACTAATaggtaagtttgtttgtttctttgtttctttcttccttTCTTCCTttaggtgtttgtttgtttgttagttttaacaaaattgttggtTGTTTGTAAATATAAAGTCAAACGAGTAAATGATCACTTTTCAATTCCATCGTCTCACTCCATCAATCACTCTCTAAAACTTGTctattctttttttcatttgtgtagCTGAGTGCGGTCCAAACTCAGCTAAGAAGAAAGCGTGCAAAAACTGGTAAGTGATATTCTACAATCCATTGTTCTTCTCATCATTATGTGCATATATGATAGACCTCTTTTGTGTTTATGAAACAGCCAAAGGTCAAATGATGTCAGGCAGAACAAAACACCTGTTCAAAATATTTAGAATGGAATTTTGTAAAGAATTTAGAAAACAGTCAAGTCAAATTATTGCAAGTGTTCCTCATTTAATCGACAGTATGCCGCCTTTACTGTCacgtgaaaacaaaaacccatatTCTCAATAATTTCTACCTTTCAGCAATAGTTGtaattttcaatatttatttttttatcatcagCACCTGTGGATTTGCTGAGGAGTTAGATGAAGGCGCTGTCAAATCAGATAAAGTCAAGAAATCGGTTACATCATCGTGTGGAAGTGTGAGTACAAATCATACTGTCATTTAACAGTTTTTTGATAAGAACCTTCCCTAAAGTTGTGAAGGCTCAGCTCTGAAATTTGAGATGATTTGACATAATGTGGTGGAACTGGAAACCTGTGATGCTGCACAGCACATTATATAGTTCTACAATTTgcaagtaataaaccaaaaggACAACTGACCAGGTACTCTACGATTCTCACAATAACAACTTCAGACAAgtctttcaaaattaaattgatatttaatattaaaaagtcACATTATCTTATAGttatcccctggctgctgcttcccaggttgtatgaTACCTGCCTGGTCACACAGCAGCTAAAAGTTTTAATGGCTTCAGACTGGCACCCCCAGACCTAGAtattgactaatagggagaccgccaacatagggctggatagcacAGTTGGTTGAGGGCTGGTactaatccggaggtcgttggttcaagtccagCTACAatcaattttgtctttgttcaaacccaaactatttaaaaCTTACCCTGTCAGTCCCCCCTTGTGGTTCTTTACTTGAtcaaattgaaatataaaaaaacaagttaCAGTCTATTTCCAAGgcctttgtgtttgtttgttattattaattaatgatTTAATTTGTCCACAATTTCCCACTACAGTGTTATCTCGGAGACGCATTCCGCTGCTCCAGTTGCCCATACCTAGGTATGCCTGCCTTCAAGCCCGGAGAAAAGATTACCCTCAGTGATCGACAGCTCAACCCTGACCTGTGATATATTCAACCTGACATCATAAACTTTGAACTCTGACCTTTGAAAGATCACTCGGTGATGCTAGGACAACTGTGTTTCATTATGACCTCAACATGACCTCAACATGACCTGTGATAGAGTCAACTGTCTTAATGAACCAAGAGATTTAGCAGAAGCCGAATATTTCAGTAACCATTTAGCATCTCGTATCAGGGAATTTATACTTATGGGTGCAGTTGAAGTACTTATAGATGTCAAGAACttgtatataaataataataatcgtatAACTTGGTATGAAATAATGTTGTCAACAAAATAAggacaaaatattaatatatcagggcccaatttcatagagcttttaagcacaaaaagtagccaagtcGTAGAACAATGTTGTCCACCAGGATAAGgtgaccagccaaaataccatgggACATGCAACGTATGTGgttggtttcctgctcattgaTGCTTAGCAGAAGTCTTCTAAGCAATAATTCTGATTAAGCAGCTTTATGGAATTAAGTCTGTAgtcataaaaacttgctaaacacagaaaAAATATTCCATAAAGTTGACCTTGtggcaactggtgccccactcttTTTGCTTAGCCtaacattttgcttagcagtattttctgctaaacagctttatgaaattgtgcgcTGGCCTGTTATGCAATCATATACAGAATTGTTGACATTCTCTGGTGTATAGGTACTCATTTTAcagttgaggttttttttctttacttaatttaagaaaaaaaattgaatatttGTATAATTCTACACTAAACCCCACGTCTTTGTTTTATCTGGTGTTCATGGGCTATAGAAATTTAAATACATACAATGAAATTGGCCGAGAAATATAAGAGGTTTGAAAAAGTTTGGGTtcgaacaaaaaaaagtttaaaggaGCAGGTCTTGAACCATCACGGACCTCCGTATAAAAATGTACCTTTggtagttaaagacagtggacactattggtaattgtcaaagactagttttcacaattagtgtatctcaacatatgcataaaataacaaacctgtgaaaatttgagctcattcagtcgtcgaagttgtgaggtaataatgaatgaaaaaaacactcttgtcacatgaagttgtgtgcttttagatgattgatttcgagacctcaaattctaaacttgagttcttgaaatcaaatttgtggaaaattacctctttctcaaaaactatgtcacttcagagggagctgtttctcacaatgttttatactatcaatctctccccattactagtaatcaagaaaggttttaagatgataattattttgagtaattaccaatagtgtccactgcctttaagttgtcaAGTA is part of the Asterias rubens chromosome 4, eAstRub1.3, whole genome shotgun sequence genome and harbors:
- the LOC117289738 gene encoding anamorsin homolog, which translates into the protein MESILSGGQRVLLTWGEGQDPEGIKRAVERLSAALGQNGKLQVENIERLALAAHQKSVFDVALLGAVNPPSVTHTMDHLAEVARILKPSGRMYLREHSSPKDGRTKEKLVSLLKVAGFVSISQPEEALLSLESQGEVNGTDGVIELCCSNPAFELGSAVSLPLFAKKKETKGKSKAEVNKVWTLSSFDMADDDVDIIDSDKLLEEEDFTKPDPSTLIAECGPNSAKKKACKNCTCGFAEELDEGAVKSDKVKKSVTSSCGSCYLGDAFRCSSCPYLGMPAFKPGEKITLSDRQLNPDL